A window from Mus caroli chromosome 2, CAROLI_EIJ_v1.1, whole genome shotgun sequence encodes these proteins:
- the C2H9orf16 gene encoding UPF0184 protein C9orf16 homolog: MSGPNGDLGMPVDAGTEGENDSFGEAEYAAINSMLDQINSCLDHLEEKNDHLHARLQELLESNRQTRLEFQQQLGEAPGDASP, from the exons ATGTCGGGCCCCAACGGGGACCTAGGCATGCCGGTGGATGCGGGCACGGAAGGAGAGAATGACAGCTTCGGGGAAGCAG aGTATGCTGCCATCAACTCCATGTTGGATCAGATCAACTCCTGTCTGGACCACCTGGAGGAGAAGAATGATCACCTCCATGCCCGCCTCCAGGAGCTGCTGGAGTCCAACCGGCAGACGCGCCTGGAATTCCAGCAACAGCTTGGGGAGGCCCCTGGCGATGCCAGCCCCTAG
- the Lcn2 gene encoding neutrophil gelatinase-associated lipocalin isoform X1 has product MYWQLLHGFLDLHTSDLVAAETMALSVVCLGLALLGVLQSQAQDSTQNLIPAPSLLTVPLQPDFRSDQFRGRWYVVGLAGNAVQKEKEGQFTMYSTIYELQENKSYNVTSILVRDQDQGCRYWIRTFVPSSRAGQFTLGNMHRYPQIQSYNVQVATTDYNQFAMVFFRKTSENKQYFKITLYGRTKELSPELKERFIRFAKSLGLKDDNIIFSVPTDQCIDN; this is encoded by the exons ATGTACTGGCAATTACTTCATGGCTTCCTGGACTTG caCACATCAGACCTAGTAGCTGCGGAGACCATGGCCCTGAGTGTCGTGTGTCTGGGCCTTGCCCTGCTTGGGGTCCTGCAGAGCCAGGCCCAGGACTCAACTCAGAACTTGATCCCTGCCCCATCTCTGCTCACTGTCCCCCTGCAGCCAGACTTCCGGAGCGATCAG TTCCGGGGCAGGTGGTACGTTGTGGGCCTGGCAGGCAATGCggtccagaaagaaaaagaaggccaaTTTACGATGTACAGCACCATCTATGAGCTACAAGAGAACAAAAGCTACAATGTCACCTCCATCCTGGTCAG GGACCAGGACCAGGGCTGTCGCTACTGGATCAGAACATTTGTTCCAAGCTCCAGGGCTGGCCAGTTCACTCTGGGAAATATGCACA GGTATCCTCAGATACAGAGCTACAATGTGCAAGTGGCCACCACGGACTACAACCAGTTCGCCATGGTATTTTTCCGAAAGACTTCTGAAAACAAGCAATACTTCAAAATTACCCTGTATG GAAGAACCAAGGAGCTGTCCCCTGAACTGAAGGAACGTTTCATCCGCTTTGCCAAGTCTCTGGGCCTCAAGGACGACAACATCATTTTCTCTGTCCCCACCG ACCAATGCATTGACAACTGA
- the Lcn2 gene encoding neutrophil gelatinase-associated lipocalin isoform X2 — translation MALSVVCLGLALLGVLQSQAQDSTQNLIPAPSLLTVPLQPDFRSDQFRGRWYVVGLAGNAVQKEKEGQFTMYSTIYELQENKSYNVTSILVRDQDQGCRYWIRTFVPSSRAGQFTLGNMHRYPQIQSYNVQVATTDYNQFAMVFFRKTSENKQYFKITLYGRTKELSPELKERFIRFAKSLGLKDDNIIFSVPTDQCIDN, via the exons ATGGCCCTGAGTGTCGTGTGTCTGGGCCTTGCCCTGCTTGGGGTCCTGCAGAGCCAGGCCCAGGACTCAACTCAGAACTTGATCCCTGCCCCATCTCTGCTCACTGTCCCCCTGCAGCCAGACTTCCGGAGCGATCAG TTCCGGGGCAGGTGGTACGTTGTGGGCCTGGCAGGCAATGCggtccagaaagaaaaagaaggccaaTTTACGATGTACAGCACCATCTATGAGCTACAAGAGAACAAAAGCTACAATGTCACCTCCATCCTGGTCAG GGACCAGGACCAGGGCTGTCGCTACTGGATCAGAACATTTGTTCCAAGCTCCAGGGCTGGCCAGTTCACTCTGGGAAATATGCACA GGTATCCTCAGATACAGAGCTACAATGTGCAAGTGGCCACCACGGACTACAACCAGTTCGCCATGGTATTTTTCCGAAAGACTTCTGAAAACAAGCAATACTTCAAAATTACCCTGTATG GAAGAACCAAGGAGCTGTCCCCTGAACTGAAGGAACGTTTCATCCGCTTTGCCAAGTCTCTGGGCCTCAAGGACGACAACATCATTTTCTCTGTCCCCACCG ACCAATGCATTGACAACTGA